DNA sequence from the Fimbriimonadaceae bacterium genome:
GAGTGCTTGACCCTGAAGAACGACTGCGTCTGGAAGACGCCTTCTCCCAAAATCAGCTCAAAGCGTTAATCGCAACCTCAGCGTTGGGAATGGGTTATGACAAGCCGGACGTTGGGTTTGTCGTCCACTACCAAATGCCCGGATCACCCGTGGCATATTATCAGCAGGTCGGGCGTGCCGGGCGGGGTCTGGAGACGGCCTTTGGTGTGCTGCTCGTGGGCCAGGAGGATGAGGACATCGCCGAGCACTTCCGATCCACATCAAGCCCACCCAAATCCGCCTTCGAAGCGGTCTTCCGAGCTCTGAGCGCAAGTCCGTTGCCCTTGCACGAAATCGTGGAGCAGGCAAGACTCCGGCAAAGCATCGTCCAGCAATGCCTCGACATTTTGGATGCAGAGGGGCATATCCGGTCGGGTCCAGACGGGCATACCCTTTTGCCATCTGTGAGCAGCTTCGACCTCGAAAGAAGTGAGCGAGTACGAGCGCAGCGTGAAGAAGAGATGCAGCAGATGAAGGCCTATGCCCAAACGCAAAAATGCCGGATGGTCTCTCTTGCCCAACTCCTCCACGACGAAGCAAATGAAACGTGCGGTCGCTGCGACAACTGCAAGCCGTTGAGTCCGATCAAGCTCGACGAAGATTTCATCGAGGCCGCGCGCCGATTCATGATGGGCCTCGCCTATGAGATCGAAGCGAAGAAGATGCTTCCCATCGCTCAGGCGAACATGAAATCTCGGCGAATCCCAGCCGAGCAGCAAGTGAGCCCCGGCCTTGCGTTGAGCAGCTATGGCGATCCCGAGTGGGGACGCATGGTACGCGAAGGGAAGTATCAGGAAGATGCGTTCGGAAAGGAGCTGATCGACGCGTCATTGGTGGCATTGCGGCGCTACGAGATCAAACCGGATTGGGTGACGTGGGTCCCCAGCTCGCGGCATCCTCATCTCTTAAAGAGGTTTGCTGAGCAGATTGCCGCCGAGCTTGGCGTGCCTGCGACAGAAGCCGTAACCAAGGTCGAAAGCAACCAGCCCCAAAAGCTCATGCTGAGCACGGCAGCCCAATTCTCCAATGTTTGGGATGCCTTTGAAGTGTCAGGGGCCAGACCTGGGACGGTGCTACTGGTGGACGACGTCGTCGATTCCGGCTGGACTCTCTCGGCGATTGGCCGCAAGCTCCGGCTCGCAGGGGCTGACAAGGTGATCCCCTTCGCGCTGGCAACGGCACGTCCACGGAGGCAGCGATGAGAACACTCTTCACGGTCGCCCTAACGACGCACCTGATCCCAGGCCGGAACTCCGTCCCCCCCAAAATTTGGCGTGAATTGCGAGGCTGTGTAGCCAGTGCGTCCTCCGCCGAGGAGGTCATCGAGTATTCCAACCGAGTCCTAGCCCCCACCGATGCGACGCGAGTCGCCGCCTGTTTTGAGGACCTTCACGAATACGAAGACGCTTTGGCAACTCTGAGTGAGACCGACATCTCTTGCGTGACTGAATTCGACGATAACTATCCGCAAAATTGGATTCGGAAGTTAAGCGGGAAACATCCTGCCGCGATCTTTGGCTCCGGAAATCTCCCCTTGCTCAACGCGCGATCAATCGGTATCGTAGGCTCACGGGCGGTCGACGATGCCGGGGCGGCCTTCGCGCGCCAGGTTTCTCAAGAGGCGGTACGCCTGGGCTTCATTGTGATTTCTGGCGGCGCCAAAGGTGTGGATCAAGTGGCGACAGAAGCCGCAATCGCTGCGGGTGGGGAAGCGGTTGAGATCGTTCCCGATTCCATGCTTCGGCGGGTTCTTGCTGGCCTGTCAGGTCCTAATCGATTGCTAGTCACGCCCTACCAGCCCGATGCTGGATTCTCGGCGGGGAACGCGATGGGCCGCAACAAGTTGATCTATGCGCTGTCGTCAGGAACGGTGGTGGTCTCTTCGAGTCTTGGAACTGGCGGGACGTGGTCAGGCGCAAAAGAGGCGATCATGAAGCGGTTTTGTCCGGTGCTGGTGCGGTCTGCGGAGAATGCACCTCCCGGGAATCGTGCGCTAATAGAGTTGGGGGGCAGGCTTTTGGGGGACGTTGGGGAGTTGGAGGCTGTTCTTGAGAGCAGTGAGCCAGGGGCGTTGTTTTGATGCGAAGGCAGGAAAGTCCGAGTAGGCTCACTCAACTCTCACGCACTCTGCACAAATAGCATTCTCTCCACCCCAACCACGCCCGCACACCCTCGCCGTAGCGCCCGACTTGACCCGTGGGTCTATAATTGCCTGCAAGCTATGGCGGATATCGTTCAGGTCTGGCAAGAGGCTCTCCCCGAAATCAAGAAGAGTGTCACGGGCGTTGGTGTTTGGGCGGCGCTCAACACATGCAGGCCCGTCGCCTTCGAGGAAGGCACCTTCGTGCTTGGCTTGCCGTTCGACGCCACGGAGCTCTCCGGGCATCTGCGTATCCCAGCCACTCAGCGTACGATGGAGGTTCAACTCGCCCAGCTTTTGAACGAACCCGTCAAGGTACGCATCATCGACGGTGTCACTTCAACGGAGTGGGAGCTTGCCAAAAAGCGCGACTCCGAAACAAGACGGCTGCAGGAACACGCCATCGCCAAGGCCCGCGCCGAAAGCGAAGCCCGGATGAGCTGGGAAGGGTTGTACGAGCAGGTGAACCGGCTGTACTCCTCCATCCAGAACAAGTCGCTGCCCCAAAACCGCGCGAAGTTCTACCTTGAGGCGGTCCGTCTACTTGGTGAGGCACGCAAAGCTCAGCCTTCGCATGACGACCTTAGCGAGCGGAACTTTGCTCGATGTATCGAGCGAGTGTCGCAATACAGCGAAGTCAGCAGCACCGTCGTTGCCATTGAGGTCTTGCGCGCCGCAGGCGAGTTGTGATGGCCGAGGTCGTCGTTCTGGGCTCCGGCACAAGCAACGGTGTGCCGATGCTCGGCATGGACTATTCGCCCGATTTCCTCGCTAACCCTAAAAACCACCGCATGCGGTGCAGCATTGTTCTCAAGGGGCCAGAAGGGAATGTGTTGGTGGATTGTTCGCCCGAAATGCGTTTGCAGATGATCCGCGCCGACATCAAGCGCATCGAGGGCGTCATCATCACCCACACCCACGCGGACCACATCATGGGGATGGACGATTTGAGATCGTTTTGCGTGGCTCACCGGATGGATATTCCGGTCTTCACGTACGAGCGATATCAGGACGACATTCGCCGGATCTTCGCCTATGCCTTTCAAGATCACGGAGACCCCGAAATCCTCGTGCCCAGGTTTATCCTCCAAGAGATGCCGCCCGTGCTCGAAATGGCTGGGCTGGAGATCGAACGTCTGGACATCTGGCACGGCGAATGGCCGGTTATCGGGCTAAGGATCAACGATTTTGCTTACCTGACCGATGTGAACCGCATCCCCGACGAAGTCATGGCGAGGCTGTCTGGGCTTGATACTCTCATCCTTGATGCCGTGCGGTACCGGCCCCATCCGAACCACTTTAACTACGATCAGGCGATTGTAGTTGCCCAGACGATTGGCGCAAAGAAAACATACTTCACCCACTTGAGCGCCGACTACGATCACGACATCGTCAATGCCGAATTGCCAAAGGGCATCGAATTGGCATACGATGGGCTATCGATAGGCCTTTGAGCAAAATCTGAGCGATTACTATAGGTTTTTTAGCGAGAAACCTCGCAAAAAGCCTGCACAAACCCTAAAGTAACCTGCGAAAGTTGCCAGGATTTAACGTGAGGCTTAGCCTTGGTTCCGGCGTACGGAGATTGGATCGATGCCTAAACTGATCGGAGGACTGACTGCACTAATAGCTCTATCGGGCGGAATTCT
Encoded proteins:
- a CDS encoding MBL fold metallo-hydrolase, with the translated sequence MAEVVVLGSGTSNGVPMLGMDYSPDFLANPKNHRMRCSIVLKGPEGNVLVDCSPEMRLQMIRADIKRIEGVIITHTHADHIMGMDDLRSFCVAHRMDIPVFTYERYQDDIRRIFAYAFQDHGDPEILVPRFILQEMPPVLEMAGLEIERLDIWHGEWPVIGLRINDFAYLTDVNRIPDEVMARLSGLDTLILDAVRYRPHPNHFNYDQAIVVAQTIGAKKTYFTHLSADYDHDIVNAELPKGIELAYDGLSIGL
- a CDS encoding RecQ family ATP-dependent DNA helicase, with translation MLRTAFGEEADFRDGQWEAITKTLQPTSRLLVVESTGWGKSAVYFLATLALRRQGSMALIVSPLLALMRNQLELAEKMGVRAAAINSANVKDWEGVEARILTGEVDALFVSPERLANERFRSKILGSIIPKVGLLVIDEAHCVSDWGHDFRPDYKRVMRIVPDLPSSASVLATTATANERVIQDLKSQFGETLQIQRGKLMRKSIRLSAFDLPLPEQRLAWLAKYLPRFDGTGIVYTLTIHDAEMVSAWLKQQGHEVEAYHGVLDPEERLRLEDAFSQNQLKALIATSALGMGYDKPDVGFVVHYQMPGSPVAYYQQVGRAGRGLETAFGVLLVGQEDEDIAEHFRSTSSPPKSAFEAVFRALSASPLPLHEIVEQARLRQSIVQQCLDILDAEGHIRSGPDGHTLLPSVSSFDLERSERVRAQREEEMQQMKAYAQTQKCRMVSLAQLLHDEANETCGRCDNCKPLSPIKLDEDFIEAARRFMMGLAYEIEAKKMLPIAQANMKSRRIPAEQQVSPGLALSSYGDPEWGRMVREGKYQEDAFGKELIDASLVALRRYEIKPDWVTWVPSSRHPHLLKRFAEQIAAELGVPATEAVTKVESNQPQKLMLSTAAQFSNVWDAFEVSGARPGTVLLVDDVVDSGWTLSAIGRKLRLAGADKVIPFALATARPRRQR
- a CDS encoding DNA-processing protein DprA, with the protein product MRTLFTVALTTHLIPGRNSVPPKIWRELRGCVASASSAEEVIEYSNRVLAPTDATRVAACFEDLHEYEDALATLSETDISCVTEFDDNYPQNWIRKLSGKHPAAIFGSGNLPLLNARSIGIVGSRAVDDAGAAFARQVSQEAVRLGFIVISGGAKGVDQVATEAAIAAGGEAVEIVPDSMLRRVLAGLSGPNRLLVTPYQPDAGFSAGNAMGRNKLIYALSSGTVVVSSSLGTGGTWSGAKEAIMKRFCPVLVRSAENAPPGNRALIELGGRLLGDVGELEAVLESSEPGALF